Proteins encoded together in one Methylorubrum populi window:
- a CDS encoding ParB/RepB/Spo0J family partition protein produces MSKQTTKSTAKPRASFAAASFGNLRAASGEGQGEALRILLADIDEDPDQPRKSFDQAELESMAESIKLKGVVQPIVVRPPVDGRYMLAMGARRFRASKLAAVADIPAIVRAASEDDYAAQVIENQQRANLTNSELAAAVEQLSADKHNNKQIGVICNLKDYQVAAFKQVGKFPAELRDRLDNADIRALYDLFRQWGKTPAEIIDALPDAETFITITEARRIIGSITGKPTGSIVLDRPAPASEPPLAPVASPVAPPARESEPEREEAPAPVRQPSEPLHSASPVPAAPQRSIEAEWDARREASQTSAPAGKGTPVFIVKVGDGETGRLVVDRRGEREGSALVAYATGIEEVDAAELRIVRIE; encoded by the coding sequence ATGAGCAAGCAGACGACCAAGAGCACCGCCAAGCCGCGCGCGTCCTTTGCCGCCGCCTCGTTTGGCAATCTGCGCGCCGCGTCCGGCGAGGGACAGGGCGAGGCTCTGCGCATCCTTCTTGCGGACATTGACGAAGACCCCGACCAGCCCCGCAAGAGCTTCGACCAGGCCGAGCTTGAGAGCATGGCCGAGTCCATCAAGCTCAAGGGGGTGGTGCAGCCGATCGTCGTCCGCCCGCCCGTGGACGGACGCTATATGCTGGCGATGGGAGCACGCCGCTTCCGCGCCTCGAAGCTGGCGGCCGTGGCCGACATTCCGGCGATCGTGCGGGCCGCCAGCGAGGACGACTATGCCGCCCAGGTGATCGAGAACCAGCAGCGGGCGAACCTCACCAACAGCGAGCTTGCCGCAGCCGTCGAGCAGCTTTCGGCCGACAAGCACAACAACAAGCAGATCGGCGTCATCTGCAATTTGAAGGATTATCAGGTCGCGGCGTTCAAGCAGGTCGGCAAGTTTCCCGCCGAGTTGCGCGATCGTCTCGACAACGCCGATATTCGCGCGCTCTACGACCTGTTCCGCCAGTGGGGAAAGACGCCGGCCGAGATCATCGACGCCCTGCCCGACGCCGAAACCTTTATCACCATAACCGAAGCACGGCGCATCATCGGCAGCATCACGGGCAAGCCGACCGGCAGCATCGTTCTGGATCGGCCAGCGCCGGCTTCCGAGCCGCCCCTTGCTCCCGTTGCTTCGCCTGTCGCCCCTCCCGCCCGCGAGAGTGAGCCAGAGCGGGAGGAAGCCCCTGCCCCCGTTCGTCAGCCTTCGGAGCCCTTGCACAGTGCAAGTCCTGTTCCTGCCGCTCCGCAACGGTCGATCGAGGCGGAATGGGATGCCCGTCGCGAGGCGTCGCAGACCTCTGCCCCGGCCGGGAAAGGCACGCCTGTCTTCATCGTGAAGGTCGGTGACGGCGAGACAGGGCGGCTTGTGGTGGATCGGCGCGGCGAGCGCGAGGGTTCTGCGCTGGTCGCCTACGCAACCGGCATCGAGGAAGTGGACGCCGCCG